In the Oryza glaberrima chromosome 6, OglaRS2, whole genome shotgun sequence genome, one interval contains:
- the LOC127777140 gene encoding ERAD-associated E3 ubiquitin-protein ligase HRD1 isoform X3 produces the protein MIRLQTYAAFSLMATATAVYYAFSSREQFYPAMVYLSTSKICFVLLLNTGLVAMCVAWQLVKRLFLGTLREAEVERLNEQAWREVVEILFAVTIFRQDFSVSFLAMVAALLLVKALHWLAQKRVEYIETTPSVPMLSHARIVSFMLFLLVVDCLFLSNSLRSLIHKREASVAIFFSFEYMILATSTVSTFVKYIFYVSDMLMEGQWEKKAVYTFYLELISDLVHLSLYMLFFIAIFLNYGVPLHLIRELYETFRNFRIRIADYVRYRKITSNMNERFPDATADELNASDATCIICREEMTTAKKLLCGHLFHVHCLRSWLERQHTCPTCRAPILPPDNGRTAARPHGVHPGVQPGSERAAGENISRRQAKLEAAASAASLYGRSFAYPPANNLNRYSTPPQSTSNGPQSGEASTSNQSPKGHATADPSAPTFYARGAVSSVTTTKELESSLQKAYENAIKSQIEMLQIQLQMFQHGATSSATNNENSEHTKSD, from the exons atgattCGGCTGCAGACGTACGCGGCGTTCAGcctgatggcgacggcgacggcggtgtaCTACGCGTTCAGCAGCAGGGAGCAGTTCTACCCGGCGATGGTGTACCTCTCCACCTCCAAGATCTGCTTCGTGCTGCTCCTCAACACGGGCCTCGTCGCCATGTGCGTCGCCTGGCAGCTCGTCAAGCGGCTCTTCCTGGGGACGCTCCGGGAGGCCGAGGTGGAGCGGCTCAACGAGCAGGCGTGGCGGGAGGTGGTGGAGATCCTCTTCGCGGTCACCATCTTCAGGCAGGACTTCTCCGTCTCCTTCCTCGCCATGGTCGCCGCGCTGCTGCTCGTCAAGGCGCTGCACTGGCTCGCGCAGAAGAGGGTCGAGTACATCGAGACCACGCCCTCCGTGCCCATGCTGTCGCACGCCAGGATCGTCTCCTTCATGCTGTTCCTGCTCGTCGTCGACTGCCTCTTCCTGTCCAACTCGCTCAGGTCGCTCATACACAAGCGGGAGGCGTCTGTTGCAATCTTCTTTTCGTTTGA GTACATGATACTAGCAACATCCACAGTATCGACATTCGTGAAATATATATTCTATGTCAGTGACATGCTAATGGAAGGTCAATGGGAGAAAAAGGCAGTGTATACATTTTACTTGGAGCTCATCAGTGACCTTGTACACTTGTCTTTGTATATGCTCTTCTTCATAGCTATCTTCCT GAACTATGGTGTCCCACTGCACTTGATACGTGAGCTGTATGAGACATTTCGCAACTTCAGAATCCGTATCGCGGATTATGTACGCTACAGAAAGATAACTTCCAACATGAATGAAAGATTTCCAGATGCCACAGCAGATGAGCTCAATGC GAGTGATGCTACATGTATTATTTGCCGTGAGGAGATGACCACAGCAAAAAAGCTGCTTTGTGGGCACCTGTTCCATGTCCATTGTTTGAGGTCATGGTTAGAACGCCAACACACTTGCCCTACATGTAGAGCTCCAATTCTGCCCCCAGATAATGGGCGTACTGCAGCACGTCCGCATGGAGTTCATCCTGGAGTTCAGCCTG GTTCAGAACGAGCAGCAGGTGAGAACATAAGCAGGCGCCAAGCAAAACTTGAAGCAGCTGCTTCGGCTGCTTCCCTATATGGGAGATCCTTTGCTTATCCTCCAGCGAACAATTTGAACAG GTATTCAACTCCTCCACAGTCTACATCAAATGGTCCACAATCAGGAGAAGCAAGTACTTCCAATCAATCGCCAAAAGGCCATGCAACTGCCGATCCTTCAGCGCCTACTTTTTATGCACGTGGTGCTGTTAGTTCAGTGACAACTACCAAGGAACTTGAAAGTTCACTGCAGAAGGCATATGAAAATGCTATAAAGAGCCAGATAGAG ATGTTGCAAATCCAGCTGCAAATGTTTCAGCATGGGGCTACTTCATCAGCGACTAACAATGAAAACAGTGAGCACACAAAAAGCGACTGA
- the LOC127777140 gene encoding ERAD-associated E3 ubiquitin-protein ligase HRD1 isoform X2, with translation MIRLQTYAAFSLMATATAVYYAFSSREQFYPAMVYLSTSKICFVLLLNTGLVAMCVAWQLVKRLFLGTLREAEVERLNEQAWREVVEILFAVTIFRQDFSVSFLAMVAALLLVKALHWLAQKRVEYIETTPSVPMLSHARIVSFMLFLLVVDCLFLSNSLRSLIHKREASVAIFFSFEYMILATSTVSTFVKYIFYVSDMLMEGQWEKKAVYTFYLELISDLVHLSLYMLFFIAIFLNYGVPLHLIRELYETFRNFRIRIADYVRYRKITSNMNERFPDATADELNASDATCIICREEMTTAKKLLCGHLFHVHCLRSWLERQHTCPTCRAPILPPDNGRTAARPHGVHPGVQPGNGTPGSERAAGENISRRQAKLEAAASAASLYGRSFAYPPANNLNRYSTPPQSTSNGPQSGEASTSNQSPKGHATADPSAPTFYARGAVSSVTTTKELESSLQKAYENAIKSQIEMLQIQLQMFQHGATSSATNNENSEHTKSD, from the exons atgattCGGCTGCAGACGTACGCGGCGTTCAGcctgatggcgacggcgacggcggtgtaCTACGCGTTCAGCAGCAGGGAGCAGTTCTACCCGGCGATGGTGTACCTCTCCACCTCCAAGATCTGCTTCGTGCTGCTCCTCAACACGGGCCTCGTCGCCATGTGCGTCGCCTGGCAGCTCGTCAAGCGGCTCTTCCTGGGGACGCTCCGGGAGGCCGAGGTGGAGCGGCTCAACGAGCAGGCGTGGCGGGAGGTGGTGGAGATCCTCTTCGCGGTCACCATCTTCAGGCAGGACTTCTCCGTCTCCTTCCTCGCCATGGTCGCCGCGCTGCTGCTCGTCAAGGCGCTGCACTGGCTCGCGCAGAAGAGGGTCGAGTACATCGAGACCACGCCCTCCGTGCCCATGCTGTCGCACGCCAGGATCGTCTCCTTCATGCTGTTCCTGCTCGTCGTCGACTGCCTCTTCCTGTCCAACTCGCTCAGGTCGCTCATACACAAGCGGGAGGCGTCTGTTGCAATCTTCTTTTCGTTTGA GTACATGATACTAGCAACATCCACAGTATCGACATTCGTGAAATATATATTCTATGTCAGTGACATGCTAATGGAAGGTCAATGGGAGAAAAAGGCAGTGTATACATTTTACTTGGAGCTCATCAGTGACCTTGTACACTTGTCTTTGTATATGCTCTTCTTCATAGCTATCTTCCT GAACTATGGTGTCCCACTGCACTTGATACGTGAGCTGTATGAGACATTTCGCAACTTCAGAATCCGTATCGCGGATTATGTACGCTACAGAAAGATAACTTCCAACATGAATGAAAGATTTCCAGATGCCACAGCAGATGAGCTCAATGC GAGTGATGCTACATGTATTATTTGCCGTGAGGAGATGACCACAGCAAAAAAGCTGCTTTGTGGGCACCTGTTCCATGTCCATTGTTTGAGGTCATGGTTAGAACGCCAACACACTTGCCCTACATGTAGAGCTCCAATTCTGCCCCCAGATAATGGGCGTACTGCAGCACGTCCGCATGGAGTTCATCCTGGAGTTCAGCCTG GTAATGGCACACCAGGTTCAGAACGAGCAGCAGGTGAGAACATAAGCAGGCGCCAAGCAAAACTTGAAGCAGCTGCTTCGGCTGCTTCCCTATATGGGAGATCCTTTGCTTATCCTCCAGCGAACAATTTGAACAG GTATTCAACTCCTCCACAGTCTACATCAAATGGTCCACAATCAGGAGAAGCAAGTACTTCCAATCAATCGCCAAAAGGCCATGCAACTGCCGATCCTTCAGCGCCTACTTTTTATGCACGTGGTGCTGTTAGTTCAGTGACAACTACCAAGGAACTTGAAAGTTCACTGCAGAAGGCATATGAAAATGCTATAAAGAGCCAGATAGAG ATGTTGCAAATCCAGCTGCAAATGTTTCAGCATGGGGCTACTTCATCAGCGACTAACAATGAAAACAGTGAGCACACAAAAAGCGACTGA
- the LOC127777140 gene encoding ERAD-associated E3 ubiquitin-protein ligase HRD1 isoform X1 translates to MIRLQTYAAFSLMATATAVYYAFSSREQFYPAMVYLSTSKICFVLLLNTGLVAMCVAWQLVKRLFLGTLREAEVERLNEQAWREVVEILFAVTIFRQDFSVSFLAMVAALLLVKALHWLAQKRVEYIETTPSVPMLSHARIVSFMLFLLVVDCLFLSNSLRSLIHKREASVAIFFSFEYMILATSTVSTFVKYIFYVSDMLMEGQWEKKAVYTFYLELISDLVHLSLYMLFFIAIFLNYGVPLHLIRELYETFRNFRIRIADYVRYRKITSNMNERFPDATADELNASDATCIICREEMTTAKKLLCGHLFHVHCLRSWLERQHTCPTCRAPILPPDNGRTAARPHGVHPGVQPVPGNGTPGSERAAGENISRRQAKLEAAASAASLYGRSFAYPPANNLNRYSTPPQSTSNGPQSGEASTSNQSPKGHATADPSAPTFYARGAVSSVTTTKELESSLQKAYENAIKSQIEMLQIQLQMFQHGATSSATNNENSEHTKSD, encoded by the exons atgattCGGCTGCAGACGTACGCGGCGTTCAGcctgatggcgacggcgacggcggtgtaCTACGCGTTCAGCAGCAGGGAGCAGTTCTACCCGGCGATGGTGTACCTCTCCACCTCCAAGATCTGCTTCGTGCTGCTCCTCAACACGGGCCTCGTCGCCATGTGCGTCGCCTGGCAGCTCGTCAAGCGGCTCTTCCTGGGGACGCTCCGGGAGGCCGAGGTGGAGCGGCTCAACGAGCAGGCGTGGCGGGAGGTGGTGGAGATCCTCTTCGCGGTCACCATCTTCAGGCAGGACTTCTCCGTCTCCTTCCTCGCCATGGTCGCCGCGCTGCTGCTCGTCAAGGCGCTGCACTGGCTCGCGCAGAAGAGGGTCGAGTACATCGAGACCACGCCCTCCGTGCCCATGCTGTCGCACGCCAGGATCGTCTCCTTCATGCTGTTCCTGCTCGTCGTCGACTGCCTCTTCCTGTCCAACTCGCTCAGGTCGCTCATACACAAGCGGGAGGCGTCTGTTGCAATCTTCTTTTCGTTTGA GTACATGATACTAGCAACATCCACAGTATCGACATTCGTGAAATATATATTCTATGTCAGTGACATGCTAATGGAAGGTCAATGGGAGAAAAAGGCAGTGTATACATTTTACTTGGAGCTCATCAGTGACCTTGTACACTTGTCTTTGTATATGCTCTTCTTCATAGCTATCTTCCT GAACTATGGTGTCCCACTGCACTTGATACGTGAGCTGTATGAGACATTTCGCAACTTCAGAATCCGTATCGCGGATTATGTACGCTACAGAAAGATAACTTCCAACATGAATGAAAGATTTCCAGATGCCACAGCAGATGAGCTCAATGC GAGTGATGCTACATGTATTATTTGCCGTGAGGAGATGACCACAGCAAAAAAGCTGCTTTGTGGGCACCTGTTCCATGTCCATTGTTTGAGGTCATGGTTAGAACGCCAACACACTTGCCCTACATGTAGAGCTCCAATTCTGCCCCCAGATAATGGGCGTACTGCAGCACGTCCGCATGGAGTTCATCCTGGAGTTCAGCCTG ttccAGGTAATGGCACACCAGGTTCAGAACGAGCAGCAGGTGAGAACATAAGCAGGCGCCAAGCAAAACTTGAAGCAGCTGCTTCGGCTGCTTCCCTATATGGGAGATCCTTTGCTTATCCTCCAGCGAACAATTTGAACAG GTATTCAACTCCTCCACAGTCTACATCAAATGGTCCACAATCAGGAGAAGCAAGTACTTCCAATCAATCGCCAAAAGGCCATGCAACTGCCGATCCTTCAGCGCCTACTTTTTATGCACGTGGTGCTGTTAGTTCAGTGACAACTACCAAGGAACTTGAAAGTTCACTGCAGAAGGCATATGAAAATGCTATAAAGAGCCAGATAGAG ATGTTGCAAATCCAGCTGCAAATGTTTCAGCATGGGGCTACTTCATCAGCGACTAACAATGAAAACAGTGAGCACACAAAAAGCGACTGA